From Terriglobia bacterium, a single genomic window includes:
- the tldD gene encoding metalloprotease TldD has translation MELNKSIFFEQHNVSTSDLGTYLSEALSRGGDYADLYFEYRINHSIVLEEQIIKSATKGVNLGVGVRVISGEKTGYAYSDNLNREHIIKAARTAAFIANTSSAGGAIQVPTPLNQERNFYNIPIFPAELEIRQKIALLEQADHAARTYDSRIKQVQASYIDETKHVLIVTSEGKATWDLQPLVRLNVMCIAEENGKRQSGYQGGGGRRALEIFAGELSPPALARESARQAILQLHAVDAPAGTMEVVLGPGWPGILLHEAIGHGLEADFNRKKTSAFAGLVGQKVGSELCTVVDDGTIPFRRGSLNMDDEGNPTHETVLIEKGVLQGYLQDRLSSKLMKSALTGNGRRQGYDHIPMPRMTNTFMMSGESAPEDIVKSVKKGLYAVHFGGGQVDITSGKFVFSASEAYLIEDGHLTAPVKGATLIGDGPTVLRQVTAVGNDLKLDQGVGICGKDGQTIPVSVGLPTIKIREITVGGTEK, from the coding sequence ATGGAGCTGAATAAATCGATCTTCTTTGAACAACATAATGTCTCGACCTCAGACCTGGGAACTTACCTCAGCGAGGCTCTCTCCCGCGGCGGCGATTATGCGGACCTGTATTTCGAGTATAGAATCAATCACAGTATCGTTCTTGAAGAACAGATCATCAAAAGCGCGACTAAAGGTGTGAACCTGGGCGTCGGCGTCCGGGTCATTTCCGGCGAAAAGACCGGTTATGCGTACTCCGATAACCTGAACCGCGAGCACATTATCAAAGCCGCTCGGACCGCGGCCTTTATTGCGAATACCTCGAGCGCCGGCGGCGCTATTCAGGTTCCAACGCCGCTGAATCAGGAGCGGAACTTTTACAACATTCCGATCTTTCCCGCAGAGCTCGAGATCAGGCAGAAGATCGCCCTCCTGGAGCAAGCCGATCACGCCGCCCGAACCTACGATTCGCGGATCAAGCAGGTGCAGGCCAGCTACATCGACGAGACCAAACACGTTTTGATCGTCACTTCCGAAGGCAAAGCGACCTGGGATCTGCAGCCGCTCGTTCGTCTCAATGTCATGTGCATCGCGGAGGAGAACGGCAAACGGCAATCCGGATATCAAGGGGGCGGCGGGCGCCGAGCGCTTGAGATTTTCGCCGGGGAGTTGAGTCCGCCGGCTCTGGCGCGCGAAAGCGCCCGCCAGGCCATCCTGCAATTGCACGCGGTTGATGCGCCGGCCGGCACGATGGAGGTCGTCCTTGGTCCTGGCTGGCCCGGCATCCTGTTGCACGAAGCGATCGGCCATGGCCTCGAGGCCGATTTCAATCGAAAGAAAACATCCGCGTTTGCCGGTCTGGTCGGACAGAAGGTTGGCTCCGAACTTTGTACCGTCGTCGATGACGGTACGATTCCCTTCCGGCGGGGCTCACTGAACATGGACGACGAAGGGAATCCGACCCACGAAACCGTGCTTATCGAAAAGGGTGTTTTGCAGGGTTATCTTCAGGACCGCCTCAGTTCGAAACTCATGAAGTCGGCGTTGACGGGCAATGGCCGCCGCCAGGGATATGACCATATTCCCATGCCGCGCATGACGAATACATTCATGATGTCCGGAGAGTCGGCGCCGGAAGACATTGTCAAATCCGTGAAAAAAGGTTTGTATGCCGTGCATTTCGGCGGCGGACAGGTCGATATCACCAGCGGCAAATTTGTGTTCTCCGCGAGTGAGGCGTATTTGATCGAAGATGGCCACCTCACAGCGCCGGTGAAAGGCGCCACACTGATCGGTGATGGTCCTACCGTGCTGCGGCAGGTGACGGCGGTCGGCAATGATTTGAAGCTCGATCAGGGAGTCGGAATCTGCGGCAAGGATGGCCAGACGATTCCCGTCAGTGTCGGCTTGCCCACGATCAAAATCCGCGAAATTACCGTGGGGGGAACCGAAAAATAA
- a CDS encoding pitrilysin family protein — protein sequence MKPTDLGVRRAFDVHTHLLPNGLKVLLVENPSIPTVSLTASVFTGARYDPEAKAGLAIMVSRLLDEGTATRTSLEIADAIESVGGAIETDGSFERIIATASVLNKDVDLGLELLADLLIRPMFPQEFVDKEKERTLAEIQSAQDRPQVVAGWAFNELVYQDHPLHRPSHGYPETVARITRPDLLDFHSRFFVPNNVLLSMVGDFRVADLLPEVQKFFGGWVSKPVVFPQYESPLKQTAKRTKFITMPAQQLNIYLGHLGISRTSPDYYALQVLDTILGGGAGFTARIPQRLRDELGLAYTTFASITMTAGMDPGRFIAFIGTSPENMKLATEGLINEVRRIIEEPVTAQELQDAQDYLTGSFVFAFESSPQIARFLIHAEVYGLGFDYVEKYPEYIRSVTVEEISRVARKYLDSENYTLVVVGPVAEDGNLMNGAE from the coding sequence TTGAAGCCGACTGATCTTGGGGTTCGCCGCGCATTCGACGTTCACACGCATCTGCTCCCAAACGGACTCAAGGTTTTGCTGGTCGAGAACCCATCCATTCCGACCGTCTCCCTGACGGCAAGTGTCTTTACCGGCGCGCGCTATGATCCCGAGGCCAAGGCCGGGCTCGCGATCATGGTCAGCCGCCTCCTGGACGAAGGGACCGCCACGCGGACCTCGCTCGAGATTGCGGACGCAATCGAGTCGGTCGGCGGCGCAATCGAGACCGATGGATCCTTCGAGAGAATCATCGCCACCGCCAGTGTGCTGAATAAGGATGTGGATCTCGGTCTCGAGCTGCTTGCGGATCTTTTAATCAGACCTATGTTTCCGCAGGAATTTGTCGACAAAGAAAAAGAGCGCACGTTGGCGGAAATTCAAAGCGCCCAGGACCGCCCTCAGGTTGTCGCCGGATGGGCCTTCAACGAGCTCGTCTACCAGGACCACCCGCTGCATCGGCCTTCCCACGGATATCCAGAGACTGTCGCGCGGATCACGCGCCCCGACCTGCTGGATTTTCACAGCCGCTTCTTTGTGCCCAACAACGTGCTCTTATCGATGGTGGGTGATTTTCGAGTAGCGGACCTGCTGCCTGAAGTCCAAAAATTCTTCGGTGGCTGGGTATCCAAGCCTGTTGTCTTTCCCCAGTATGAGAGTCCATTGAAGCAAACGGCGAAACGCACGAAATTCATCACGATGCCGGCGCAGCAGCTCAACATCTACCTGGGCCACCTCGGCATCAGCCGGACCAGTCCGGATTACTACGCGCTCCAGGTGCTCGATACGATTCTCGGAGGAGGCGCGGGATTTACCGCGCGTATTCCGCAACGCCTGCGGGACGAACTCGGTCTCGCCTACACTACATTCGCAAGCATAACGATGACGGCGGGGATGGATCCCGGCCGGTTCATCGCTTTTATCGGAACGTCGCCGGAAAATATGAAGCTCGCGACGGAAGGACTGATCAACGAGGTCCGCCGGATCATCGAAGAACCGGTTACGGCACAGGAACTGCAGGATGCCCAGGATTATTTAACTGGCAGCTTTGTTTTCGCTTTCGAATCGAGTCCGCAGATTGCCCGCTTCCTTATCCATGCGGAGGTCTACGGTCTTGGTTTCGATTACGTCGAGAAATACCCCGAATACATTCGATCCGTTACCGTCGAGGAGATATCCCGCGTTGCCAGGAAATATCTCGACAGCGAAAACTACACCCTGGTCGTTGTGGGCCCGGTTGCCGAAGATGGGAATCTGATGAATGGAGCTGAATAA